One window of Geothermobacter hydrogeniphilus genomic DNA carries:
- a CDS encoding type IV pilus twitching motility protein PilT, producing MELNDILGLALKARASDIHLKAGLPPIYRIDGSLRPLPKAPRISPEETRQIAHDIMNDVQRARMEDVHEVDLSYGVPGLGRFRVNAFLQRGSVSLVFRTIPFESKSIDQLLLPPVLKKLADEPRGMILVTGATGSGKSTTLSALLDHINNHRTAHIVTIEDPIEYLHRDKKSIINQREVGFDTEGFDIALKSALRQDPDVILVGEMRDYETIETAITAAETGHLVLSTLHTVDAPETINRIIGVFPPYQQRQVRMQLASILKGVISQRLVPRADGKGRVPAIEVMVSSARVRELIEDKEKTRLLRDTIAQGYVAYGMQTFDQSLMQLLQKKLITFDEALRQSSNPDDFKLKMSGVSSTSDGTWEDFEDKDAKIEGRDVLKDGETIHLDRL from the coding sequence ATGGAACTGAATGATATTCTTGGACTGGCGCTCAAGGCCCGGGCGTCCGATATCCACCTCAAGGCAGGGCTGCCGCCGATCTATCGCATCGACGGCAGCCTGCGTCCGTTGCCGAAAGCGCCGCGCATCAGCCCGGAGGAGACCCGGCAGATCGCCCACGACATCATGAACGATGTTCAGCGGGCGCGGATGGAGGATGTCCACGAAGTCGACCTCTCCTACGGGGTTCCCGGACTCGGCCGCTTCCGCGTCAACGCCTTTCTGCAGCGCGGCTCGGTGTCCCTGGTATTCCGGACCATCCCCTTTGAATCCAAGAGCATCGACCAGCTGCTGCTGCCTCCGGTGCTGAAAAAACTGGCCGATGAACCGCGCGGCATGATCCTGGTGACCGGCGCCACCGGTTCCGGCAAGTCGACCACCCTGTCGGCCCTGCTCGATCACATCAACAACCACCGCACCGCTCACATCGTCACCATCGAGGACCCGATCGAGTACCTGCACCGCGACAAGAAGAGCATCATCAACCAGCGCGAAGTCGGCTTCGACACCGAGGGCTTCGACATCGCCCTGAAGAGTGCCCTGCGCCAGGACCCGGATGTCATCCTGGTCGGCGAGATGCGCGACTACGAGACCATCGAGACCGCCATCACCGCCGCCGAAACCGGTCACCTGGTGCTCTCCACCCTGCACACGGTCGACGCCCCGGAGACCATCAACCGGATCATCGGCGTCTTTCCCCCCTACCAGCAGCGCCAGGTCCGCATGCAGCTGGCGTCGATCCTCAAGGGGGTCATCTCCCAGCGGCTGGTACCGCGCGCCGACGGCAAGGGCCGGGTGCCGGCCATCGAGGTGATGGTTTCCTCGGCACGGGTACGGGAACTGATCGAGGACAAGGAAAAGACCAGACTGCTGCGCGACACCATCGCCCAGGGCTATGTCGCCTACGGCATGCAGACCTTCGACCAGTCGCTGATGCAGCTGCTGCAGAAGAAGCTGATCACCTTCGACGAAGCCCTGCGACAAAGTTCCAACCCCGATGATTTCAAACTCAAGATGTCGGGAGTCTCCTCCACCTCGGACGGCACCTGGGAAGATTTTGAGGACAAGGATGCCAAGATCGAGGGACGGGATGTCCTCAAGGATGGCGAGACCATCCACCTCGACCGTCTCTAG
- the recA gene encoding recombinase RecA → MADNNRTRSIELAMGQIEKQFGKGSIMRLGDDNSLPDVEAISTGALSLDIALGIGGVPRGRVIEIYGPESSGKTTLALHIVAEAQKKGGIAAFVDAEHALDVHYAGNLGVNTDDLLVSQPDTGEQALEITEVLVRSGAIDVLVVDSVAALVPRAEIEGEMGDAHVGLQARLMSQALRKLTGTISKSNCCVIFINQIRMKIGVMFGNPETTTGGNALKFYASVRMDIRRIAAIKQGQDVIGNRTRVKVVKNKIAPPFKEAEFDIMYGRGISRVGDIIDLGVEQGIVDKSGAWYSYAGERIGQGRENAKIFLSEHPETADAIEAKLLEHFGLLDNPAEAQGA, encoded by the coding sequence ATGGCGGACAACAATCGCACTCGCAGCATCGAACTGGCCATGGGGCAGATCGAAAAACAGTTCGGCAAAGGCAGCATCATGCGCCTCGGCGACGACAACAGCCTGCCGGACGTCGAAGCGATTTCGACCGGCGCCCTGTCGCTGGACATCGCCCTCGGCATCGGCGGCGTTCCCCGCGGCCGGGTCATCGAGATCTACGGTCCCGAGTCGTCTGGCAAAACCACTCTCGCCCTGCATATCGTTGCCGAAGCGCAGAAGAAAGGCGGCATCGCGGCCTTTGTCGATGCCGAGCACGCCCTGGATGTGCATTATGCCGGGAACCTCGGCGTCAACACCGACGATCTGCTGGTTTCCCAGCCCGATACCGGCGAGCAGGCACTGGAAATCACCGAGGTGCTGGTTCGCAGCGGCGCCATCGACGTGCTGGTGGTCGATTCGGTCGCCGCCCTGGTGCCGCGCGCCGAGATCGAGGGAGAGATGGGAGACGCTCACGTCGGTCTGCAGGCACGACTGATGTCACAGGCGCTGCGCAAGCTGACGGGAACCATCAGCAAGAGCAACTGCTGCGTCATCTTCATCAACCAGATCCGCATGAAGATCGGCGTCATGTTCGGCAACCCGGAAACCACCACCGGCGGTAACGCGCTGAAATTCTACGCCTCGGTGCGCATGGATATCCGCCGCATCGCCGCCATCAAGCAGGGCCAGGATGTGATCGGCAACCGCACCCGGGTCAAGGTGGTGAAAAACAAGATCGCCCCGCCCTTCAAGGAGGCGGAATTTGATATCATGTACGGGCGCGGCATTTCCCGCGTCGGCGACATCATCGACCTCGGCGTCGAACAGGGCATCGTCGACAAGAGCGGCGCCTGGTATTCCTATGCCGGTGAACGGATCGGCCAGGGACGGGAAAATGCCAAGATCTTCCTCAGCGAACATCCGGAAACCGCCGACGCCATCGAAGCGAAGCTGCTGGAGCATTTCGGCCTGCTTGACAACCCGGCGGAGGCACAGGGAGCCTGA
- the thpR gene encoding RNA 2',3'-cyclic phosphodiesterase gives MPSPPPGPEAADLRRSFIAIPLPEECRKHLAAIQRQMAAILPPIRWSRLDSLHLTLRFLGDWNEETLEQVAVSMLSVARLSAAFEIHLQQLGAFPTPRRARVIWLGPDSLTRLTRLHRKLDDALRSCGIPPDAKPFRPHLTLGRIRGRPLDLSEPLTRLGAVDGGRLRIGSMVLYESRLLPGGARHLPRAKVPLGQCDIS, from the coding sequence ATGCCGTCGCCGCCACCGGGACCTGAAGCTGCCGACCTCCGCCGCAGCTTTATCGCCATCCCGCTGCCGGAAGAATGCAGAAAACATCTCGCGGCCATTCAACGGCAGATGGCCGCCATCCTTCCGCCAATCCGCTGGAGCCGACTTGACAGCCTCCACCTGACCCTCCGTTTCCTGGGAGACTGGAACGAGGAAACGCTTGAACAAGTTGCTGTTTCTATGCTATCGGTAGCTCGTTTAAGCGCGGCCTTCGAAATCCACCTTCAGCAGCTCGGTGCCTTCCCGACACCACGCCGGGCGCGGGTCATCTGGCTGGGGCCGGATTCGCTCACGCGGCTGACCCGACTGCACCGAAAACTTGATGACGCACTTCGCAGCTGCGGCATCCCGCCGGACGCGAAACCGTTCCGCCCGCACCTGACTCTCGGTCGCATCCGGGGCCGGCCGCTTGACCTGAGCGAACCGCTGACCCGACTCGGCGCCGTTGACGGCGGACGGCTTCGCATCGGCAGCATGGTGCTCTATGAAAGCCGCCTGCTGCCCGGCGGCGCCCGGCACCTGCCGCGGGCAAAGGTTCCACTTGGACAGTGTGACATATCCTGA
- a CDS encoding ATP-binding protein — protein MPLPLTELSTVAGLILFLLLLAAFFILGLALARSRRQARKLAAELEARQRHIDTLEQDVSAARLRSRQLLTFAGDAMFFLDAAGERLVEQNRAVCELLGYSAAELAGMNLDNLFPGHQKRRYQRLVKKVRKYGYGEEGELLFRRKDGSTFIGAVHARLGTLGNEQVVHGTVRDVTTIKQIENELRRKNRDLALLNRIAHSAASSQDLQSLLNGLLKTVVETLDTTGGGIFLLRHAGSALHLAAGLNISSEVNRELARIRPDQGLIGRVISNGRPRSTTDLNHDRRRWSKTVLEDGWKGFLAVPIGIAARTLGVLFIYSRKARVFTREETQLLMAIGRQAGTAVEGAELLDALRWQNRLTEASNRELEASRHRLKENLRRQQEATRTLERLERMKNNFLALASHELRTPLTYILSGSELLLDNSELLNQQQRQLLQAVHRGGERLQEIVNDLLEVARLEAQSIYLGKEKIRLVPLLSSIGSNLESRLEKLQLQLSIDLLPEIELYGDPDHLRRAVQRLLENAAKFTPPGGMIDITGRNIAAADLVGRKETLKPFTTNFFDRPLHPAYLQLTIRDTGVGIDPEEQVRIFDKFYEVGEITSHHTSQASFGGKGVGLGLTLVRGMIEAHGGMIWVESAGTADGGRGSSFHIVLPLEGETDAVAATGT, from the coding sequence ATGCCGTTGCCGCTCACCGAACTTTCAACCGTTGCCGGTCTGATCCTGTTCCTGCTTCTCCTGGCGGCCTTCTTCATCCTCGGCCTGGCACTGGCCCGCAGCCGGAGACAGGCTCGCAAGCTTGCCGCGGAGCTGGAAGCCCGGCAGCGGCACATCGACACGCTGGAACAGGACGTCAGCGCGGCCCGCCTGCGCAGCCGGCAATTGCTCACCTTTGCCGGTGACGCGATGTTTTTTCTCGATGCCGCCGGCGAGCGCCTGGTGGAACAGAACCGGGCCGTCTGTGAACTGCTCGGCTATTCCGCCGCGGAACTGGCCGGGATGAATCTCGACAACCTGTTTCCCGGACACCAGAAACGCCGCTACCAGCGCCTGGTCAAGAAGGTCCGCAAGTACGGCTATGGAGAAGAGGGGGAACTGCTGTTCCGCCGCAAGGACGGCTCGACCTTCATCGGCGCTGTCCATGCCCGGCTCGGCACCCTGGGCAATGAGCAGGTAGTTCACGGAACCGTCCGCGACGTCACCACGATCAAGCAGATTGAAAACGAACTGCGTCGTAAAAACCGCGACCTGGCCCTGCTCAACCGCATCGCCCACAGCGCCGCCTCCAGTCAGGATCTGCAGAGCCTGCTCAACGGACTGCTGAAAACGGTCGTCGAAACCCTCGACACCACCGGCGGCGGCATTTTCCTGCTGCGGCATGCCGGCAGCGCCCTGCACCTTGCGGCCGGTCTGAACATCTCCTCCGAGGTCAACCGGGAACTGGCCCGCATCCGCCCCGACCAGGGGCTGATCGGCAGGGTGATCAGCAACGGCCGGCCGCGTTCCACCACCGACCTCAACCATGATCGACGACGCTGGTCGAAGACGGTTCTGGAGGACGGCTGGAAAGGATTTCTGGCGGTTCCGATCGGAATCGCTGCCCGCACCCTCGGCGTTCTCTTCATTTACAGCCGCAAGGCACGGGTCTTCACCCGCGAGGAGACCCAACTGCTGATGGCCATCGGCCGCCAGGCCGGAACCGCCGTCGAAGGGGCCGAGCTGCTCGATGCCCTGCGCTGGCAGAACCGGCTGACCGAGGCCAGCAACCGGGAGCTCGAGGCGTCCCGCCACCGGTTGAAGGAAAACCTGCGCCGCCAGCAGGAAGCGACCCGCACCCTGGAACGCCTGGAACGGATGAAAAACAATTTCCTCGCCCTGGCCTCCCATGAGCTGCGCACCCCGCTGACCTACATTCTTTCCGGATCGGAACTGCTGCTCGACAACAGCGAATTGCTGAATCAACAGCAGCGGCAACTGCTGCAGGCGGTCCATCGCGGGGGTGAGCGGTTGCAGGAAATTGTCAACGATCTGCTCGAAGTGGCCAGGCTTGAAGCCCAGAGCATCTACCTCGGCAAGGAAAAGATCCGCCTGGTCCCGCTGCTCTCAAGCATCGGCAGCAACCTGGAGAGCCGTCTGGAAAAGCTGCAGCTGCAGCTTTCCATCGACCTGCTGCCCGAAATCGAATTGTACGGCGACCCCGACCATCTGCGGCGGGCCGTGCAGCGGTTGCTGGAAAATGCCGCCAAGTTCACCCCGCCCGGCGGCATGATCGACATTACCGGGCGGAATATTGCGGCCGCCGACCTGGTCGGCCGCAAGGAAACGTTGAAACCCTTCACCACCAACTTCTTCGATCGCCCGCTGCATCCCGCCTACCTGCAGTTGACCATCCGCGATACCGGAGTCGGCATCGACCCTGAAGAGCAGGTCCGTATCTTCGACAAGTTCTATGAAGTCGGTGAGATCACCAGTCACCACACTTCGCAGGCCAGTTTCGGCGGCAAGGGAGTCGGCCTCGGCCTGACCCTGGTGCGCGGCATGATCGAAGCCCACGGCGGGATGATCTGGGTCGAATCGGCCGGCACTGCCGACGGCGGTCGGGGCAGCAGTTTCCACATCGTACTGCCGCTTGAAGGGGAGACGGATGCCGTCGCCGCCACCGGGACCTGA
- a CDS encoding CinA family protein — translation MTDAIDIEVPPTGSEKVTAELLIRSGLTLALAESCTGGLIAARLTEVPGASAFLERGVVCYANSAKRDWLQVPEAILNGVGAVSSECAEAMARGVRAAAGTDLGLAVTGIAGPGGGTAEKPVGTVYLALADDDQLHCERLSLSGSRRRIRELTLAKALDWLQSAARRHLQED, via the coding sequence ATGACCGACGCCATCGACATAGAGGTTCCGCCAACCGGCAGCGAAAAAGTCACTGCCGAGCTGCTGATCCGCTCCGGTCTGACCCTGGCGCTGGCGGAGTCCTGCACCGGCGGTCTGATCGCCGCCCGGCTGACCGAAGTTCCCGGCGCCTCGGCCTTTCTCGAGCGGGGCGTGGTCTGCTACGCCAATAGCGCCAAACGGGACTGGCTGCAGGTTCCCGAAGCAATCCTCAACGGGGTCGGCGCGGTCAGCAGCGAGTGCGCCGAAGCCATGGCACGCGGTGTTCGTGCCGCGGCGGGGACCGATCTCGGACTGGCGGTCACCGGCATTGCCGGGCCAGGCGGCGGAACGGCTGAGAAGCCGGTCGGCACCGTCTACCTGGCCCTGGCCGATGACGACCAGCTCCACTGCGAGCGCCTGTCCCTCAGCGGCAGCCGCCGTCGCATCCGGGAATTGACACTGGCAAAGGCCCTGGACTGGCTGCAGTCCGCGGCCCGCAGGCATCTGCAGGAGGATTGA
- a CDS encoding phosphatidylglycerophosphatase A family protein, which produces MTEADHARGTEPRLALLLATNVGLGLAPVASGTFGTLAGIPVFWLLSHLGGFLYTLVWLLLLVIAVRVSDRAGRYYGVADDGRIVIDELLGYLVTVALLPFSWTAAILGFLFFRLFDIAKLPPASWFDREMKNGLGVVLDDVAAGIYAALALRFCLAIFT; this is translated from the coding sequence ATGACGGAAGCGGATCACGCTCGCGGCACAGAACCGCGCTTGGCGCTGCTGCTGGCGACCAACGTCGGTCTCGGCCTGGCGCCGGTCGCATCGGGAACCTTCGGCACCCTGGCCGGGATACCGGTTTTCTGGCTGCTCAGCCATCTCGGCGGATTTCTCTATACCCTGGTCTGGCTGCTGCTGCTGGTCATCGCTGTTCGCGTCTCCGACCGTGCCGGCCGCTATTACGGGGTTGCCGACGACGGACGCATCGTTATCGATGAACTGCTCGGCTACCTGGTCACGGTGGCCCTGCTGCCCTTCAGCTGGACAGCGGCAATCCTCGGCTTCCTCTTCTTCCGCCTCTTCGACATCGCCAAACTGCCGCCCGCATCCTGGTTTGACCGGGAGATGAAAAACGGTCTCGGAGTCGTCCTCGACGACGTCGCCGCCGGCATCTACGCCGCCCTGGCCCTGCGCTTCTGCCTGGCAATCTTTACTTGA
- the larC gene encoding nickel pincer cofactor biosynthesis protein LarC produces the protein MKTLYLDTFSGISGDMLLGLLIDLGLQARQLEEGLKGLPLSGWRLRIGRESRHGLGGTRVEVLCDPGQPQRHWKEIDTMLADSDLPQTVRDTARRIFRRLGEAEAKVHGCDIDQVHFHEVGAVDAIIDICGAALGLSLLGIEQLICAPLPLSRGFVTTAHGRMPLPAPATAELLTGHPVCDADSGYELVTPTGAAIAVTLARFGSLPPMRLDRVGCGVGGRDLADRPNLLRGFLGHSQNSDPQRDQVAVLESHLDDGNPEWLGHLMDQLLAAGALDVAFSPLQMKKNRPATAVRILARPEQADALAQQLLRQSSAGGVRIDLQRRLKLRREAGRVATPWGEVAVKLFFDGDRLLRVTPEFEDCRQLAERHQIDLPEVYRAVERAADGLFPRKEQE, from the coding sequence ATGAAGACCCTCTATCTCGACACCTTTTCCGGCATCTCAGGAGACATGCTGCTCGGTCTGCTGATCGATCTCGGGCTGCAGGCACGGCAACTGGAAGAGGGGTTGAAAGGATTGCCGCTCAGCGGCTGGCGGTTGCGGATCGGTCGCGAATCCCGCCACGGACTCGGCGGCACGCGGGTCGAGGTTCTCTGCGACCCCGGTCAACCGCAGCGACACTGGAAAGAAATTGACACCATGCTGGCCGACAGCGACCTTCCGCAAACAGTCCGTGATACGGCCCGGCGGATTTTCCGGCGTCTGGGCGAAGCCGAAGCAAAGGTCCACGGCTGCGATATCGACCAGGTCCACTTTCACGAAGTCGGCGCCGTCGACGCGATCATCGATATCTGCGGCGCGGCCCTGGGGCTCTCCCTGCTCGGCATCGAACAGCTGATCTGTGCTCCGCTGCCGCTCAGTCGAGGGTTCGTCACCACCGCCCACGGCCGCATGCCGCTGCCCGCTCCGGCCACCGCCGAACTGCTGACCGGGCACCCGGTCTGCGATGCCGATTCCGGTTATGAACTGGTCACTCCCACCGGGGCGGCCATCGCCGTCACCCTGGCACGTTTCGGTTCCCTGCCGCCGATGCGGCTCGACCGGGTCGGCTGCGGTGTCGGGGGACGCGATCTTGCCGACCGGCCCAACCTGCTGCGTGGTTTTCTCGGCCACAGCCAAAATTCGGATCCGCAACGGGACCAGGTCGCGGTGCTGGAAAGCCACCTTGACGACGGCAACCCGGAATGGCTCGGTCACCTGATGGACCAGCTGCTTGCGGCAGGAGCCCTGGACGTCGCTTTCAGTCCGCTGCAGATGAAGAAAAACCGCCCGGCAACGGCGGTCCGCATCCTGGCGCGGCCGGAGCAGGCCGACGCTCTGGCGCAGCAGCTGCTGCGCCAGAGCAGCGCCGGCGGAGTCCGCATTGACCTGCAGCGGCGCCTGAAGCTGCGCCGGGAGGCGGGCCGGGTTGCAACACCCTGGGGCGAGGTCGCGGTCAAACTCTTCTTCGACGGGGACAGGCTGTTGCGGGTCACCCCCGAATTCGAAGACTGCCGGCAACTCGCCGAGCGGCATCAGATTGATTTGCCAGAGGTCTACCGCGCTGTCGAACGGGCAGCCGACGGACTCTTCCCCCGGAAGGAGCAGGAATGA
- the larB gene encoding nickel pincer cofactor biosynthesis protein LarB, with protein sequence MNQRELKNLLAEIRDGRMDLDEGLARLRHLPFEDIGIARIDHHRELRQGSPEVIFGENKTPEQLLTIVSAMTGRQRNILVTRLDEEKGGLLVSRWPEGDYDPLARTFCLQLSPLPDLHRGPLLIACAGTSDLPVAREAMVTARMFGIEVEELTDVGVAGIHRLLAETDPLSRAAAIIVVAGMEGALPSVVGGLVAVPVIAVPTSVGYGAAFGGVAALLGMLNSCAGGVTVVNIDNGFGAAFAAARILRRQPA encoded by the coding sequence ATGAACCAACGGGAATTGAAAAATCTCCTGGCCGAGATCAGGGACGGCCGGATGGATCTTGATGAAGGGCTGGCACGGCTGCGGCATCTGCCTTTCGAGGATATCGGCATCGCCCGGATCGACCATCACCGCGAATTGCGGCAGGGATCCCCCGAGGTCATCTTCGGCGAAAACAAGACCCCGGAGCAGCTGCTGACCATCGTCTCCGCCATGACCGGTCGACAACGGAATATTCTCGTCACCCGGCTGGATGAAGAGAAAGGCGGGCTCCTGGTCAGCCGCTGGCCCGAGGGGGACTACGATCCTCTCGCCCGGACCTTCTGCCTGCAGTTGTCCCCCCTGCCCGACCTGCACCGGGGACCGCTGCTGATTGCCTGTGCCGGGACGTCCGACCTGCCGGTCGCCCGCGAAGCGATGGTGACCGCCCGCATGTTCGGAATCGAGGTTGAGGAACTGACCGATGTCGGCGTCGCCGGCATCCATCGACTGCTGGCTGAAACCGATCCTCTCAGCCGGGCCGCGGCGATCATTGTTGTCGCCGGGATGGAAGGGGCCCTGCCTTCAGTCGTCGGCGGACTGGTCGCGGTCCCGGTCATCGCCGTACCCACTTCGGTCGGCTACGGCGCGGCCTTCGGCGGCGTTGCCGCCCTGCTCGGCATGCTCAATTCCTGCGCCGGCGGAGTCACCGTGGTCAATATCGACAACGGTTTCGGCGCCGCCTTCGCCGCCGCGCGCATTCTGAGACGACAACCGGCATGA
- a CDS encoding HDIG domain-containing metalloprotein, producing MSYGITRDQALDLVRQHIESPNLIKHSLASEAVLRAMARRLGTDEEQWGLAGLLHDLDVERTADDLTRHTHETVRILSERGLDAEIIEAIRLHNEEAHPDRRSSTFHHALAAGETITGLVIATALVYPDKKLASVKPKSVRKRIKEKAFAAGANRDIIRECEQAGIPLDEFCELSLRALQDIADDLGL from the coding sequence ATGAGCTACGGCATAACCCGTGACCAGGCTCTCGACCTGGTTCGGCAACACATTGAAAGTCCCAACCTGATCAAACACTCCCTGGCCAGCGAGGCGGTGCTGCGCGCCATGGCGCGCCGACTGGGAACCGACGAAGAACAGTGGGGACTGGCCGGACTGCTGCACGATCTGGATGTCGAACGGACGGCCGACGACCTGACGCGCCACACTCACGAGACGGTGCGGATTCTCTCCGAACGGGGCCTCGATGCCGAGATCATCGAGGCGATCCGCCTGCACAACGAGGAGGCCCACCCCGACCGCCGCAGTTCCACCTTTCACCACGCACTGGCGGCGGGCGAGACCATCACCGGGCTGGTTATCGCCACCGCGCTGGTCTACCCGGACAAGAAACTCGCCTCCGTCAAACCAAAGTCGGTCCGCAAGCGCATCAAGGAAAAGGCCTTCGCCGCCGGCGCCAACCGTGACATCATCCGGGAATGCGAACAGGCCGGCATTCCTCTCGATGAATTCTGCGAACTGTCGCTCAGGGCCCTGCAGGACATCGCCGACGACCTGGGGCTGTAG
- a CDS encoding DUF3135 domain-containing protein → MLPQVDDTRAIIDRLSALTDTDPEQFERESRAIIEQTIASFPEHHRHRARGLQFRIDNALAQCSDPLSRMNKMVEIFWEQFRQFHDILHDPEKVLNERESNREVCRVIPLRRSATRQAG, encoded by the coding sequence ATGCTGCCGCAAGTTGACGACACCCGGGCCATCATCGATCGCCTCAGCGCCCTGACCGACACCGACCCGGAGCAGTTCGAGCGCGAAAGCCGCGCCATTATTGAACAGACCATCGCCAGTTTCCCCGAACATCACCGCCACCGCGCCCGGGGTCTGCAATTCCGGATTGACAACGCCCTCGCCCAGTGCTCCGATCCCCTCTCGCGGATGAACAAAATGGTGGAAATTTTCTGGGAACAATTTCGCCAGTTTCACGACATCCTCCACGACCCGGAAAAAGTTCTCAACGAACGGGAATCGAACCGCGAGGTCTGCAGGGTGATCCCCCTGCGGCGCTCCGCCACCAGGCAGGCGGGATAA